In Haliaeetus albicilla chromosome 2, bHalAlb1.1, whole genome shotgun sequence, a single genomic region encodes these proteins:
- the SNAI1 gene encoding zinc finger protein SNAI1 has protein sequence MPRSFLVKKHFSASKKPNYSELESQAVLAAPLLYETCPLPVIPPPEVLGPGAYYPPLVWDAGLLSSLFPGGPGSEAAGGAAPALDLTALSSEEDEGKSSGPPSPASAPAAAERFRCAQCAKAYSTFAGLSKHKQLHCDAQARKSFSCKYCEKEYVSLGALKMHIRSHTLPCVCKMCGKAFSRPWLLQGHIRTHTGEKPFSCTHCNRAFADRSNLRAHLQTHSDVKKYQCKTCSRTFSRMSLLHKHEETGCSGSR, from the exons ATGCCGCGCTCCTTCCTGGTGAAGAAGCACTTCTCGGCCAGCAAGAAGCCCAACTACAGCGAGCTGGAGAGCCAGGCCG TGCTGGCCGCCCCGCTGCTGTACGAGACGTGCCCGCTGCCCGTCATCCCCCCGCCCGAGGTGCTCGGCCCCGGCGCCTACTACCCGCCCCTGGTGTGGGAcgcggggctgctctccagcctcttccCGGGCGGCCCGGGCagcgaggcggcgggcggcgcggcccccGCCCTGGACCTGACGGCACTCTCCAGCGAGGAGGACGAAGGCAAGAGCTCGGGGCCCCCCAGCCCGGCctcggcccccgccgccgccgagcgCTTCCGCTGCGCCCAGTGTGCCAAGGCTTACTCCACCTTCGCCGGGCTCTCCAAGCACAAGCAATTGCACTGCGACGCCCAGGCCAGGAAATCCTTCAGCTGCAAGTACTGCGAGAAGGAGTACGTGAGCCTGGGGGCTCTCAAGATGCACATCCGGAGCCACACGCTGCCCTGTGTCTGCAAGATGTGCGGCAAGGCCTTCTCCCggccctggctgctgcagggccACATCCGGACGCACACCG GTGAAAAGCCCTTTTCCTGTACACACTGCAACCGGGCCTTTGCTGACCGGTCTAATCTCCGAGCCCACCTGCAGACCCATTCAGATGTAAAGAAGTACCAATGCAAAACCTGCTCCCGGACTTTCTCCCGTATGTCGCTGCTCCACAAGCATGAGGAGACTGGCTGCTCCGGCTCTCGCTGA
- the RNF114 gene encoding E3 ubiquitin-protein ligase RNF114 isoform X1 — MAVAGGGGGGGSSRSPERRHDPLSRFTCPVCLEVYESPVRVPCGHVFCTPCLQECLKPKKPVCGVCRSTLSPGSRALDLEKQIETTETTCNGCNKKMYLSKMRSHAASCSKYQNYIMEGVKAVTKEPFHNTRNFPNRFTFPCPYCSEKNFDQEGLVEHCKTLHSMDAKQVVCPICASMPWGDPNYRSANFMEHLQRRHRFSYDTFVDYDADEDDMMAQVLMRSLRDK, encoded by the exons ATGGCGGTGGCCGgtggaggcggcggcggcggctcttCTCGCTCCCCGGAGCGGCGGCACGACCCGCTGTCGCGCTTCACCTGCCCCGTGTGCCTGGAGGTGTACGAGAGCCCGGTGCGCGTGCCCTGCGGACACGT CTTTTGCACTCCGTGCCTGCAGGAATGTCTTAAGCCGAAAAAGCCAGTTTGTGGCGTCTGCCGCAGCACCCTGTCGCCTGGTAGCAGAGCTCTGGACCTGGAAAAGCAAATTGAAACGACAGAAACCACTTGCAATGGCTGCAATAAAAAA ATGTATCTCTCAAAGATGCGTAGCCATGCAGCTTCTTGTTCAAAGTACCAGAATTACATAATGGAAGGTGTCAAAGCCGTAACTAAAGAACCATTTCACAACACCAG GAACTTCCCAAATCGCTTTACCTTTCCTTGTCCGTATTGCAGCGAGAAAAACTTTGATCAAGAAGGACTAGTTGAACACTGCAAAACATTGCACAGCATGGATGCAAAACAAGTG gtTTGCCCAATTTGTGCCTCAATGCCATGGGGAGACCCAAATTACAGGAGTGCTAACTTCATGGAGCACCTTCAAAGGCGACATCGCTTTTCTTATGATACTTTTGTG GATTATGATGCTGATGAAGATGATATGATGGCACAGGTTTTGATGCGTTCGTTGCGGGATAAATGA
- the RNF114 gene encoding E3 ubiquitin-protein ligase RNF114 isoform X2 has product MPEQPPRRAPGLPPGREGTLPGNEAAVSWTWDAFARSPFCTPCLQECLKPKKPVCGVCRSTLSPGSRALDLEKQIETTETTCNGCNKKMYLSKMRSHAASCSKYQNYIMEGVKAVTKEPFHNTRNFPNRFTFPCPYCSEKNFDQEGLVEHCKTLHSMDAKQVVCPICASMPWGDPNYRSANFMEHLQRRHRFSYDTFVDYDADEDDMMAQVLMRSLRDK; this is encoded by the exons ATGCCCGAGCAGCCTCCGCGGCGGGCCCCGGGACTGCCCCCAGGCCGAGAAGGAACGTTACCGGGAAACGAAGCGGCCGTTTCATGGACGTGGGATGCCTTTGCGCGCTCCCC CTTTTGCACTCCGTGCCTGCAGGAATGTCTTAAGCCGAAAAAGCCAGTTTGTGGCGTCTGCCGCAGCACCCTGTCGCCTGGTAGCAGAGCTCTGGACCTGGAAAAGCAAATTGAAACGACAGAAACCACTTGCAATGGCTGCAATAAAAAA ATGTATCTCTCAAAGATGCGTAGCCATGCAGCTTCTTGTTCAAAGTACCAGAATTACATAATGGAAGGTGTCAAAGCCGTAACTAAAGAACCATTTCACAACACCAG GAACTTCCCAAATCGCTTTACCTTTCCTTGTCCGTATTGCAGCGAGAAAAACTTTGATCAAGAAGGACTAGTTGAACACTGCAAAACATTGCACAGCATGGATGCAAAACAAGTG gtTTGCCCAATTTGTGCCTCAATGCCATGGGGAGACCCAAATTACAGGAGTGCTAACTTCATGGAGCACCTTCAAAGGCGACATCGCTTTTCTTATGATACTTTTGTG GATTATGATGCTGATGAAGATGATATGATGGCACAGGTTTTGATGCGTTCGTTGCGGGATAAATGA
- the SPATA2 gene encoding spermatogenesis-associated protein 2 codes for MDTKYKDDLFRKYVQFHECKLNASDNKQRPINDEYLRVAAAALLCLPKIDPFYRFRLIKFYEMAENSLRSVKSSSLHSLHNAFSMLETLGINLFLYPWKKEFKNIKTYTGPFVYYVKSALTEDDVRQILNYMGYVQELGTMYKLKEQVDAIQVKMVSFELFLAKVECEQLLEIHLQVKDKGYSEIDVINERKNSNEDVRGCSEAMKRRVECKENLNTSMARMVLQKSASERASKDYFKPKVSKPSKSVDTYDNYWESKKPPLMSSLSLRKEPILVDAEDDIKDEIIRPSPSLLTMSSSPHGCSDEFLPTSSHHNGMLRTNVPYSSYFSAQEDLDLYTDPDSRSMLNFKRQEAIKPDVWLLKNDANPVYHKRTHLAKETASLKCQNCGIPCGTSVCQKCDNLFSSRQEYPAVKQSTYSIKPLPNDGLSPASALREKSQYTSQTQSQERAAQFSSKSKPSGTSRCGFCNRSGAANTCTFCSKVSCDTCLNAYYYDPCCRKSELHRFMPNNQLNYKSSQLSHVVYR; via the exons ATGGATACAAAATATAAAGACGATTTATTTAGGAAGTATGTACAGTTCCATGAATGCAAACTGAATGCCTCTGACAACAAGCAGCGTCCTATTAATGATGAGTATTTGCGAGTGGCAGCGGCAGCCTTACTTTGCCTTCCCAAAATTGATCCCTTTTATAGATTCCGGCTGATAAAATTTTATGAGATGGCTGAAAACTCACTGAGATCTGTGAAATCTTCAAGTTTACATTCTCTCCATAATGCATTCAGCATGCTCGAAACACTTGGAATTAATCTCTTTCTTTACCCCTGGAAAAAGGAGTTCAAAAATATTAAG ACCTACACTGGACCCTTTGTTTATTATGTAAAGTCTGCTCTAACTGAAGATGATGTAAGGCAGATTTTGAACTACATGGGCTATGTCCAAGAACTGGGAACAATGTATAAGCTCAAAGAGCAGGTTGATGCCATTCAAGTGAAAATGGTTTCATTTGAACTCTTTTTGGCCAAAGTGGAATGTGAGCAGCTTCTTGAAATTCACTTGCAAGTGAAGGATAAAGGTTATTCAGAGATTGATGTCATAAATGAACGAAAAAATAGCAATGAAGATGTTAGAGGCTGCTCAGAAGCCATGAAACGGCGTGTGGAGTGCAAAGAAAACTTAAACACTTCCATGGCACGAATGGTACTCCAGAAATCAGCGAGTGAACGGGCCTCTAAAGATTATTTCAAGCCAAAGGTGAGCAAGCCTTCTAAATCAGTGGACACATATGATAATTACTGGGAAAGTAAGAAACCACCTTTGATGAGCTCACTGAGTCTCAGGAAAGAACCAATTTTAGTTGATGCAGAAGATGACATCAAAGATGAAATTATCCGTCCGTCACCCTCTCTTCTGACAATGTCAAGCTCCCCACACGGGTGTTCAGATGAATTCTTGCCAACTTCATCTCATCACAATGGCATGCTAAGAACAAATGTCCCTTACAGCTCCTATTTTTCTGCTCAAGAGGACTTAGATTTATATACTGATCCCGATTCTAGAAGtatgttaaattttaaaagacaagaaGCTATTAAGCCTGATGTATGGCTGTTAAAAAATGATGCCAACCCCGTTTACCACAAACGCACCCACCTAGCCAAAGAGACAGCTTCCCTCAAGTGCCAAAACTGTGGCATACCTTGTGGCACTTCTGTTTGCCAAAAGTGTGACAATCTGTTCAGCTCTAGGCAGGAATACCCAGCAGTGAAACAGAGCACCTATTCAATCAAACCACTTCCAAATGATGGCTTGTCTCCTGCGTCTGCTTTAAGGGAGAAATCTCAGTACACATCACAGACTCAGAGTCAAGAGAGAGCTGCTCAATTCAGTTCAAAATCCAAACCTTCAGGCACCTCGCGCTGCGGCTTTTGTAACCGATCTGGAGCTGCAAACACTTGCACGTTTTGCTCAAAAGTCTCGTGTGACACTTGCCTCAATGCTTACTATTATGATCCCTGCTGTAGAAAAAGCGAGCTTCACAGATTCATGCCTAACAATCAGTTAAACTATAAATCATCCCAGCTGTCCCATGTAGTTTACAGATAG